The Stigmatopora argus isolate UIUO_Sarg chromosome 23, RoL_Sarg_1.0, whole genome shotgun sequence genome contains a region encoding:
- the ptpro gene encoding receptor-type tyrosine-protein phosphatase O isoform X2: protein MLASRLVLASQLLASVQVSLAFQAHLSDSGQIQATLETSDLRRNVSGYAARISGEARPSVIPLGGPGEPSLFNASVHGLCYSVGLLLRRGTAWSGPVKTVLVLTKPLPVSSAQISDYRESPESAAVFQIQTPAGNVFSRVNISYSEGTERHSILYKDFHRGKTVFKHWLPGMCYRNITFQLVSEAGVSQTALRTHSDVTHVPLHHRTAPYPPLDISWKVVNLSGSPTRETRRHLRSVRPTEEEEPGEAAASAEEPPLGPAPAPRHSVGGEDEFVNGEAPDFVNGHFVNGHFVNGDFGGSGDAGSASESLLPPAQMPPVLLEVRWLPPRAPTSYDGFNVYISRDGNATQTASVDKSTGEFFAELTEAGTYGVRVATLSAAGECEAKESAAADAGFSFYLGPDGRPLSEPRQRPRAVTVRLLDSSTAAVSWAPSPEKHDGSVVSVVSTTCLKPGPGQRMESNYCAEENSTGDVIGNLTPGAQYRMVVYHTNGPLVSPPSEAVIVDIEPTGVQELSVYPLGPTAVILSWRRPFHVAFRKYVLQTFFFNPVTLGSEWNTYYEIAATASVIASVRVTDLLPAWYYNFRVTMVTWGDPPLSCCDGATVSFVTAPEAPHISSADYSHGVLFVRWTYGEVFVDLSHSRITHWQVAAVGRKSPERSYSVDVSRNAMRAGLPLPPGDIYNVTVTACAERGRNESLPSVVRLEPAPPRSLYAVNATHSSVTLLWSEDGVVDHYQVICRASAGGDRQVQAPDPQLSSSHVLTVSGLTPASRYECSVVSFSYGAASEPARVAVATAAKEMNPSVAAISALALLSVSLLVLLVLFLLLLRKKHLQMSRECGAETFVNFASFERDGKLPYNWRRSLFAFLTLLPSCLWTDYLLAFYINPWGKTALKKRKLTSPVQLDDLEAYFKEMCKDSAYKFSLQFEELKSVGTELSHDAADLPVNRPKNRYTNILPYDFSRVRLVSLRDEEGADYINANYIPGYKHPKEYIATQGPLPETRDDFWKMVLQQKSSIVVMLTQCSERRRVKCDHYWPFGDEPVTYGEIGVEMLSEKEAPEWTVRKFRLGYADESRDVVHFNYTSWPDHGVPTVDAIESVLQFVRMVRRQAERGSKEPVVVHCSAGVGRTGTFVALDRLMQHIREHDYADVLGLVSEMRSHRLSMVQTEEQYVFIHQCVLLMWQRKKKKRRRSPASSDEDEDHDDAGGGKT from the exons ATGCTCGCGTCCCGGCTCGTGCTCGCGTCCCAGCTGCTCGCTTCGGTGCAG GTGAGCCTGGCTTTCCAGGCGCACCTGAGCGACAGTGGGCAGATCCAGGCCACCCTGGAGACCTCGGACCTCCGTCGGAACGTCTCCGGCTACGCTGCGCGGATCTCCGGCGAGGCTCGGCCCAGCGTGATCCCGCTGGGGGGGCCCGGCGAGCCCTCGCTCTTCAACGCGTCCGTCCACGGCCTGTGCTACAGCGTGGGCCTGCTGCTCCGGCGAGGAACGGCGTGGTCCGGACCCGTCAAGACCGTGCTGGTCCTCACCA AACCGCTTCCCGTGAGCAGCGCGCAGATCTCCGACTACAGGGAGTCCCCGGAAAGCGCGGCGGTCTTCCAGATCCAAACTCCCGCTGGAAACGTTTTCAGTCGAGTCAACATTAGCTACAGCGAAGGGACCGAGAGGCACTCCATCCTTTACAAAG ACTTCCACCGGGGCAAGACGGTGTTCAAGCACTGGCTGCCGGGCATGTGCTACCGCAACATCACTTTCCAGCTGGTCTCCGAGGCCGGCGTCTCCCAGACGGCGTTGAGGACACACAGCGACGTCACTCACGTGCCGTTGCATCACAGGACGG CGCCCTATCCGCCCCTCGACATCTCCTGGAAGGTGGTGAACTTGAGCGGAAGCCCGACGCGGGAAACCCGCCGGCATTTGCGCTCGGTCCGACctacggaggaggaggagcccggCGAGGCGGCGGCCTCCGCCGAGGAACCGCCCCTCGGCCCGGCCCCCGCCCCCCGGCACTCCGTCGGCGGGGAGGACGAGTTCGTGAACGGCGAAGCGCCCGACTTTGTCAACGGCCACTTTGTCAACGGCCACTTTGTCAACGGCGACTTCGGGGGCTCCGGCGACGCGGGGTCGGCCTCGGAGTCTTTGCTCCCGCCCGCCCAGATGCCCCCCGTCTTGCTGGAGGTGCGCTGGCTACCGCCGCGCGCGCCCACCAGCTACGACGGCTTCAACGTCTACATCTCCCGAGACG GCAACGCCACGCAGACGGCCAGCGTGGACAAAAGCACCGGCGAGTTCTTCGCCGAGCTGACCGAGGCGGGAACCTACGGCGTCAGGGTGGCCACGCTGAGTGCGGCGGGAGAGTGCGAGGCCAAAGAGAGCGCCGCCGCCGACGCCGGCTTCTCCTTCTACCTAG gacCCGACGGGCGGCCCCTGAGCGAGCCGCGGCAGCGGCCCCGCGCCGTCACCGTGCGCTTGCTGGACTCCAGCACGGCGGCCGTGTCCTGGGCGCCGTCTCCGGAGAAGCACGACGGCAGCGTGGTGTCGGTGGTGTCCACCACCTGCCTGAAGCCCGGCCCCGGCCAGAGGATGGAGAGCAACTACTGCGCCGAG GAGAACTCCACCGGCGACGTCATCGGCAACCTGACGCCCGGGGCCCAGTACCGGATGGTGGTCTACCACACCAACGGACCTCTCGTCAGTCCGCCCTCGGAAGCGGTCATCGTGGACATCG AGCCCACGGGGGTCCAAGAGCTGAGCGTGTACCCGCTGGGTCCCACGGCGGTCATCTTGAGCTGGCGCCGTCCCTTTCACGTGGCCTTCCGCAAGTACGTCCTCCAGACCTTCTTCTTCAACCCCGTCACCCTCGGCTCCGAGTGGAACACCTACTACGAGATCGCCGCCACCGCCTCGGTCATCGCGTCGGtg AGAGTGACGGATCTGCTGCCGGCTTGGTACTACAACTTCCGCGTGACCATGGTGACCTGGGGCGACCCGCCGCTCAGTTGCTGCGACGGCGCCACCGTCAGCTTCGTCACGG ctcCCGAGGCGCCTCACATCTCCTCGGCGGATTACTCCCACGGCGTCCTGTTTGTCCGCTGGACCTACGGGGAAGTCTTCGTGGACCTGTCGCATTCCAGGATCACCCACTGGCAGGTGGCGGCGGTCGGCAGGAAAAGCCCCGAGAGGAGCTACTCGGTGGAC GTGTCTCGAAACGCCATGCGCGCCGGCCTCCCCCTGCCGCCCGGCGACATCTACAACGTGACGGTGACGGCGTGCGCCGAGCGCGGCCGAAACGAGTCTCTCCCCAGCGTGGTCAGGCTGG AACCGGCCCCTCCCAGGTCTCTGTACGCCGTCAACGCCACGCACTCGTCGGTGACCCTGCTGTGGAGCGAGGACGGCGTGGTGGACCACTACCAAGTCATCTGCAGGGCCAGCGCGGGCGGCGACCGACAAGTCCAG GCCCCGGACCCCCAGCTGTCCAGCTCGCACGTGCTGACCGTCTCGGGCCTGACGCCGGCGTCTCGCTACGAGTGCAGCGTGGTCAGCTTCAGCTACGGCGCGGCTAGCGAGCCCGCCCGCGTCGCCGTGGCCACGGCCG CCAAGGAGATGAACCCCAGCGTGGCGGCCATCTCGGCCTTGGCCCTCCTGAGCGTCTCGCTGCTGGTTTTGCTGGTTCTCTTCTTACTGCTTCTCCGCAAAAAGCACCTGCAGATGAGCAG GGAGTGCGGCGCCGAGACCTTTGTCAATTTCGCCTCCTTCGAAAGGGACGGGAAGCTGCCTTACAActg GCGAAGAAGCCTCTTTGCCTTCCTTACCCTTCTGCCATCCTGCCTTTGGACTGACTATCTTTTGGCTTTTTATATTAATCCCTG GGGCAAGACGGCTTTGAAGAAACGCAAGCTGACaag TCCCGTCCAGCTGGACGACTTGGAGGCTTACTTCAAAGAGATGTGCAAAGACTCGGCCTACAAGTTTTCACTCCAGTTTGAG GAGCTGAAGAGCGTGGGGACGGAGCTGTCCCACGACGCGGCCGACCTGCCCGTCAACAGACCCAAGAACCGCTACACCAACATCCTGCCAT ACGACTTCAGCCGGGTCCGTCTGGTCTCCCTGCGCGACGAGGAAGGCGCCGACTACATCAACGCCAACTACATTCCC GGTTACAAACACCCCAAGGAGTACATCGCCACGCAGGGCCCGCTGCCGGAGACGCGCGACGACTTTTGGAAGATGGTCCTCCAGCAGAAGTCGTCCATCGTGGTCATGCTGACGCAGTGCAGCGAGCGGCGGAGG GTCAAGTGCGACCACTACTGGCCGTTCGGCGACGAGCCCGTCACCTACGGCGAGATCGGCGTGGAGATGCTGTCGGAAAAGGAGGCGCCCGAGTGGACCGTCAGGAAGTTTCGGCTGGGATAC GCGGATGAGAGCCGCGACGTGGTGCACTTCAACTACACCTCGTGGCCCGACCACGGCGTGCCCACCGTGGACGCCATCGAGAGCGTCCTGCAGTTCGTGCGCATGGTGCGGCGGCAGGCCGAGCGAGGGAGCAAGGAGCCCGTGGTGGTCCACTGCAG CGCCGGCGTGGGTCGCACGGGTACCTTCGTGGCGCTGGACCGCCTGATGCAGCACATCCGGGAGCACGACTACGCCGACGTCCTGGGCCTGGTTTCCGAGATGCGCTCGCACCGCCTGTCCATGGTGCAGACGGAGGAGCAGTACGTCTTCATCCACCAGTGCGTCCTCCTCATGTggcagaggaagaagaagaagcggcgACGCTCGCCGGCCTCCTCCGACGAGGACGAGGACCACGACGACGCCGGCGGCGGCAAGACGTAG
- the ptpro gene encoding receptor-type tyrosine-protein phosphatase O isoform X4, which translates to MLASRLVLASQLLASVQVSLAFQAHLSDSGQIQATLETSDLRRNVSGYAARISGEARPSVIPLGGPGEPSLFNASVHGLCYSVGLLLRRGTAWSGPVKTVLVLTKPLPVSSAQISDYRESPESAAVFQIQTPAGNVFSRVNISYSEGTERHSILYKDFHRGKTVFKHWLPGMCYRNITFQLVSEAGVSQTALRTHSDVTHVPLHHRTAPYPPLDISWKVVNLSGSPTRETRRHLRSVRPTEEEEPGEAAASAEEPPLGPAPAPRHSVGGEDEFVNGEAPDFVNGHFVNGHFVNGDFGGSGDAGSASESLLPPAQMPPVLLEVRWLPPRAPTSYDGFNVYISRDGNATQTASVDKSTGEFFAELTEAGTYGVRVATLSAAGECEAKESAAADAGFSFYLGPDGRPLSEPRQRPRAVTVRLLDSSTAAVSWAPSPEKHDGSVVSVVSTTCLKPGPGQRMESNYCAEENSTGDVIGNLTPGAQYRMVVYHTNGPLVSPPSEAVIVDIEPTGVQELSVYPLGPTAVILSWRRPFHVAFRKYVLQTFFFNPVTLGSEWNTYYEIAATASVIASVRVTDLLPAWYYNFRVTMVTWGDPPLSCCDGATVSFVTAPEAPHISSADYSHGVLFVRWTYGEVFVDLSHSRITHWQVAAVGRKSPERSYSVDVSRNAMRAGLPLPPGDIYNVTVTACAERGRNESLPSVVRLEPAPPRSLYAVNATHSSVTLLWSEDGVVDHYQVICRASAGGDRQVQAPDPQLSSSHVLTVSGLTPASRYECSVVSFSYGAASEPARVAVATAAKEMNPSVAAISALALLSVSLLVLLVLFLLLLRKKHLQMSRECGAETFVNFASFERDGKLPYNWGKTALKKRKLTSPVQLDDLEAYFKEMCKDSAYKFSLQFEELKSVGTELSHDAADLPVNRPKNRYTNILPYDFSRVRLVSLRDEEGADYINANYIPGYKHPKEYIATQGPLPETRDDFWKMVLQQKSSIVVMLTQCSERRRVKCDHYWPFGDEPVTYGEIGVEMLSEKEAPEWTVRKFRLGYADESRDVVHFNYTSWPDHGVPTVDAIESVLQFVRMVRRQAERGSKEPVVVHCSAGVGRTGTFVALDRLMQHIREHDYADVLGLVSEMRSHRLSMVQTEEQYVFIHQCVLLMWQRKKKKRRRSPASSDEDEDHDDAGGGKT; encoded by the exons ATGCTCGCGTCCCGGCTCGTGCTCGCGTCCCAGCTGCTCGCTTCGGTGCAG GTGAGCCTGGCTTTCCAGGCGCACCTGAGCGACAGTGGGCAGATCCAGGCCACCCTGGAGACCTCGGACCTCCGTCGGAACGTCTCCGGCTACGCTGCGCGGATCTCCGGCGAGGCTCGGCCCAGCGTGATCCCGCTGGGGGGGCCCGGCGAGCCCTCGCTCTTCAACGCGTCCGTCCACGGCCTGTGCTACAGCGTGGGCCTGCTGCTCCGGCGAGGAACGGCGTGGTCCGGACCCGTCAAGACCGTGCTGGTCCTCACCA AACCGCTTCCCGTGAGCAGCGCGCAGATCTCCGACTACAGGGAGTCCCCGGAAAGCGCGGCGGTCTTCCAGATCCAAACTCCCGCTGGAAACGTTTTCAGTCGAGTCAACATTAGCTACAGCGAAGGGACCGAGAGGCACTCCATCCTTTACAAAG ACTTCCACCGGGGCAAGACGGTGTTCAAGCACTGGCTGCCGGGCATGTGCTACCGCAACATCACTTTCCAGCTGGTCTCCGAGGCCGGCGTCTCCCAGACGGCGTTGAGGACACACAGCGACGTCACTCACGTGCCGTTGCATCACAGGACGG CGCCCTATCCGCCCCTCGACATCTCCTGGAAGGTGGTGAACTTGAGCGGAAGCCCGACGCGGGAAACCCGCCGGCATTTGCGCTCGGTCCGACctacggaggaggaggagcccggCGAGGCGGCGGCCTCCGCCGAGGAACCGCCCCTCGGCCCGGCCCCCGCCCCCCGGCACTCCGTCGGCGGGGAGGACGAGTTCGTGAACGGCGAAGCGCCCGACTTTGTCAACGGCCACTTTGTCAACGGCCACTTTGTCAACGGCGACTTCGGGGGCTCCGGCGACGCGGGGTCGGCCTCGGAGTCTTTGCTCCCGCCCGCCCAGATGCCCCCCGTCTTGCTGGAGGTGCGCTGGCTACCGCCGCGCGCGCCCACCAGCTACGACGGCTTCAACGTCTACATCTCCCGAGACG GCAACGCCACGCAGACGGCCAGCGTGGACAAAAGCACCGGCGAGTTCTTCGCCGAGCTGACCGAGGCGGGAACCTACGGCGTCAGGGTGGCCACGCTGAGTGCGGCGGGAGAGTGCGAGGCCAAAGAGAGCGCCGCCGCCGACGCCGGCTTCTCCTTCTACCTAG gacCCGACGGGCGGCCCCTGAGCGAGCCGCGGCAGCGGCCCCGCGCCGTCACCGTGCGCTTGCTGGACTCCAGCACGGCGGCCGTGTCCTGGGCGCCGTCTCCGGAGAAGCACGACGGCAGCGTGGTGTCGGTGGTGTCCACCACCTGCCTGAAGCCCGGCCCCGGCCAGAGGATGGAGAGCAACTACTGCGCCGAG GAGAACTCCACCGGCGACGTCATCGGCAACCTGACGCCCGGGGCCCAGTACCGGATGGTGGTCTACCACACCAACGGACCTCTCGTCAGTCCGCCCTCGGAAGCGGTCATCGTGGACATCG AGCCCACGGGGGTCCAAGAGCTGAGCGTGTACCCGCTGGGTCCCACGGCGGTCATCTTGAGCTGGCGCCGTCCCTTTCACGTGGCCTTCCGCAAGTACGTCCTCCAGACCTTCTTCTTCAACCCCGTCACCCTCGGCTCCGAGTGGAACACCTACTACGAGATCGCCGCCACCGCCTCGGTCATCGCGTCGGtg AGAGTGACGGATCTGCTGCCGGCTTGGTACTACAACTTCCGCGTGACCATGGTGACCTGGGGCGACCCGCCGCTCAGTTGCTGCGACGGCGCCACCGTCAGCTTCGTCACGG ctcCCGAGGCGCCTCACATCTCCTCGGCGGATTACTCCCACGGCGTCCTGTTTGTCCGCTGGACCTACGGGGAAGTCTTCGTGGACCTGTCGCATTCCAGGATCACCCACTGGCAGGTGGCGGCGGTCGGCAGGAAAAGCCCCGAGAGGAGCTACTCGGTGGAC GTGTCTCGAAACGCCATGCGCGCCGGCCTCCCCCTGCCGCCCGGCGACATCTACAACGTGACGGTGACGGCGTGCGCCGAGCGCGGCCGAAACGAGTCTCTCCCCAGCGTGGTCAGGCTGG AACCGGCCCCTCCCAGGTCTCTGTACGCCGTCAACGCCACGCACTCGTCGGTGACCCTGCTGTGGAGCGAGGACGGCGTGGTGGACCACTACCAAGTCATCTGCAGGGCCAGCGCGGGCGGCGACCGACAAGTCCAG GCCCCGGACCCCCAGCTGTCCAGCTCGCACGTGCTGACCGTCTCGGGCCTGACGCCGGCGTCTCGCTACGAGTGCAGCGTGGTCAGCTTCAGCTACGGCGCGGCTAGCGAGCCCGCCCGCGTCGCCGTGGCCACGGCCG CCAAGGAGATGAACCCCAGCGTGGCGGCCATCTCGGCCTTGGCCCTCCTGAGCGTCTCGCTGCTGGTTTTGCTGGTTCTCTTCTTACTGCTTCTCCGCAAAAAGCACCTGCAGATGAGCAG GGAGTGCGGCGCCGAGACCTTTGTCAATTTCGCCTCCTTCGAAAGGGACGGGAAGCTGCCTTACAActg GGGCAAGACGGCTTTGAAGAAACGCAAGCTGACaag TCCCGTCCAGCTGGACGACTTGGAGGCTTACTTCAAAGAGATGTGCAAAGACTCGGCCTACAAGTTTTCACTCCAGTTTGAG GAGCTGAAGAGCGTGGGGACGGAGCTGTCCCACGACGCGGCCGACCTGCCCGTCAACAGACCCAAGAACCGCTACACCAACATCCTGCCAT ACGACTTCAGCCGGGTCCGTCTGGTCTCCCTGCGCGACGAGGAAGGCGCCGACTACATCAACGCCAACTACATTCCC GGTTACAAACACCCCAAGGAGTACATCGCCACGCAGGGCCCGCTGCCGGAGACGCGCGACGACTTTTGGAAGATGGTCCTCCAGCAGAAGTCGTCCATCGTGGTCATGCTGACGCAGTGCAGCGAGCGGCGGAGG GTCAAGTGCGACCACTACTGGCCGTTCGGCGACGAGCCCGTCACCTACGGCGAGATCGGCGTGGAGATGCTGTCGGAAAAGGAGGCGCCCGAGTGGACCGTCAGGAAGTTTCGGCTGGGATAC GCGGATGAGAGCCGCGACGTGGTGCACTTCAACTACACCTCGTGGCCCGACCACGGCGTGCCCACCGTGGACGCCATCGAGAGCGTCCTGCAGTTCGTGCGCATGGTGCGGCGGCAGGCCGAGCGAGGGAGCAAGGAGCCCGTGGTGGTCCACTGCAG CGCCGGCGTGGGTCGCACGGGTACCTTCGTGGCGCTGGACCGCCTGATGCAGCACATCCGGGAGCACGACTACGCCGACGTCCTGGGCCTGGTTTCCGAGATGCGCTCGCACCGCCTGTCCATGGTGCAGACGGAGGAGCAGTACGTCTTCATCCACCAGTGCGTCCTCCTCATGTggcagaggaagaagaagaagcggcgACGCTCGCCGGCCTCCTCCGACGAGGACGAGGACCACGACGACGCCGGCGGCGGCAAGACGTAG
- the ptpro gene encoding receptor-type tyrosine-protein phosphatase O isoform X3, translating into MLASRLVLASQLLASVQVSLAFQAHLSDSGQIQATLETSDLRRNVSGYAARISGEARPSVIPLGGPGEPSLFNASVHGLCYSVGLLLRRGTAWSGPVKTVLVLTKPLPVSSAQISDYRESPESAAVFQIQTPAGNVFSRVNISYSEGTERHSILYKDFHRGKTVFKHWLPGMCYRNITFQLVSEAGVSQTALRTHSDVTHVPLHHRTAPYPPLDISWKVVNLSGSPTRETRRHLRSVRPTEEEEPGEAAASAEEPPLGPAPAPRHSVGGEDEFVNGEAPDFVNGHFVNGHFVNGDFGGSGDAGSASESLLPPAQMPPVLLEVRWLPPRAPTSYDGFNVYISRDGNATQTASVDKSTGEFFAELTEAGTYGVRVATLSAAGECEAKESAAADAGFSFYLGPDGRPLSEPRQRPRAVTVRLLDSSTAAVSWAPSPEKHDGSVVSVVSTTCLKPGPGQRMESNYCAEENSTGDVIGNLTPGAQYRMVVYHTNGPLVSPPSEAVIVDIEPTGVQELSVYPLGPTAVILSWRRPFHVAFRKYVLQTFFFNPVTLGSEWNTYYEIAATASVIASVRVTDLLPAWYYNFRVTMVTWGDPPLSCCDGATVSFVTAPEAPHISSADYSHGVLFVRWTYGEVFVDLSHSRITHWQVAAVGRKSPERSYSVDVSRNAMRAGLPLPPGDIYNVTVTACAERGRNESLPSVVRLEPAPPRSLYAVNATHSSVTLLWSEDGVVDHYQVICRASAGGDRQVQCGAAPLQAPDPQLSSSHVLTVSGLTPASRYECSVVSFSYGAASEPARVAVATAAKEMNPSVAAISALALLSVSLLVLLVLFLLLLRKKHLQMSRECGAETFVNFASFERDGKLPYNWGKTALKKRKLTSPVQLDDLEAYFKEMCKDSAYKFSLQFEELKSVGTELSHDAADLPVNRPKNRYTNILPYDFSRVRLVSLRDEEGADYINANYIPGYKHPKEYIATQGPLPETRDDFWKMVLQQKSSIVVMLTQCSERRRVKCDHYWPFGDEPVTYGEIGVEMLSEKEAPEWTVRKFRLGYADESRDVVHFNYTSWPDHGVPTVDAIESVLQFVRMVRRQAERGSKEPVVVHCSAGVGRTGTFVALDRLMQHIREHDYADVLGLVSEMRSHRLSMVQTEEQYVFIHQCVLLMWQRKKKKRRRSPASSDEDEDHDDAGGGKT; encoded by the exons ATGCTCGCGTCCCGGCTCGTGCTCGCGTCCCAGCTGCTCGCTTCGGTGCAG GTGAGCCTGGCTTTCCAGGCGCACCTGAGCGACAGTGGGCAGATCCAGGCCACCCTGGAGACCTCGGACCTCCGTCGGAACGTCTCCGGCTACGCTGCGCGGATCTCCGGCGAGGCTCGGCCCAGCGTGATCCCGCTGGGGGGGCCCGGCGAGCCCTCGCTCTTCAACGCGTCCGTCCACGGCCTGTGCTACAGCGTGGGCCTGCTGCTCCGGCGAGGAACGGCGTGGTCCGGACCCGTCAAGACCGTGCTGGTCCTCACCA AACCGCTTCCCGTGAGCAGCGCGCAGATCTCCGACTACAGGGAGTCCCCGGAAAGCGCGGCGGTCTTCCAGATCCAAACTCCCGCTGGAAACGTTTTCAGTCGAGTCAACATTAGCTACAGCGAAGGGACCGAGAGGCACTCCATCCTTTACAAAG ACTTCCACCGGGGCAAGACGGTGTTCAAGCACTGGCTGCCGGGCATGTGCTACCGCAACATCACTTTCCAGCTGGTCTCCGAGGCCGGCGTCTCCCAGACGGCGTTGAGGACACACAGCGACGTCACTCACGTGCCGTTGCATCACAGGACGG CGCCCTATCCGCCCCTCGACATCTCCTGGAAGGTGGTGAACTTGAGCGGAAGCCCGACGCGGGAAACCCGCCGGCATTTGCGCTCGGTCCGACctacggaggaggaggagcccggCGAGGCGGCGGCCTCCGCCGAGGAACCGCCCCTCGGCCCGGCCCCCGCCCCCCGGCACTCCGTCGGCGGGGAGGACGAGTTCGTGAACGGCGAAGCGCCCGACTTTGTCAACGGCCACTTTGTCAACGGCCACTTTGTCAACGGCGACTTCGGGGGCTCCGGCGACGCGGGGTCGGCCTCGGAGTCTTTGCTCCCGCCCGCCCAGATGCCCCCCGTCTTGCTGGAGGTGCGCTGGCTACCGCCGCGCGCGCCCACCAGCTACGACGGCTTCAACGTCTACATCTCCCGAGACG GCAACGCCACGCAGACGGCCAGCGTGGACAAAAGCACCGGCGAGTTCTTCGCCGAGCTGACCGAGGCGGGAACCTACGGCGTCAGGGTGGCCACGCTGAGTGCGGCGGGAGAGTGCGAGGCCAAAGAGAGCGCCGCCGCCGACGCCGGCTTCTCCTTCTACCTAG gacCCGACGGGCGGCCCCTGAGCGAGCCGCGGCAGCGGCCCCGCGCCGTCACCGTGCGCTTGCTGGACTCCAGCACGGCGGCCGTGTCCTGGGCGCCGTCTCCGGAGAAGCACGACGGCAGCGTGGTGTCGGTGGTGTCCACCACCTGCCTGAAGCCCGGCCCCGGCCAGAGGATGGAGAGCAACTACTGCGCCGAG GAGAACTCCACCGGCGACGTCATCGGCAACCTGACGCCCGGGGCCCAGTACCGGATGGTGGTCTACCACACCAACGGACCTCTCGTCAGTCCGCCCTCGGAAGCGGTCATCGTGGACATCG AGCCCACGGGGGTCCAAGAGCTGAGCGTGTACCCGCTGGGTCCCACGGCGGTCATCTTGAGCTGGCGCCGTCCCTTTCACGTGGCCTTCCGCAAGTACGTCCTCCAGACCTTCTTCTTCAACCCCGTCACCCTCGGCTCCGAGTGGAACACCTACTACGAGATCGCCGCCACCGCCTCGGTCATCGCGTCGGtg AGAGTGACGGATCTGCTGCCGGCTTGGTACTACAACTTCCGCGTGACCATGGTGACCTGGGGCGACCCGCCGCTCAGTTGCTGCGACGGCGCCACCGTCAGCTTCGTCACGG ctcCCGAGGCGCCTCACATCTCCTCGGCGGATTACTCCCACGGCGTCCTGTTTGTCCGCTGGACCTACGGGGAAGTCTTCGTGGACCTGTCGCATTCCAGGATCACCCACTGGCAGGTGGCGGCGGTCGGCAGGAAAAGCCCCGAGAGGAGCTACTCGGTGGAC GTGTCTCGAAACGCCATGCGCGCCGGCCTCCCCCTGCCGCCCGGCGACATCTACAACGTGACGGTGACGGCGTGCGCCGAGCGCGGCCGAAACGAGTCTCTCCCCAGCGTGGTCAGGCTGG AACCGGCCCCTCCCAGGTCTCTGTACGCCGTCAACGCCACGCACTCGTCGGTGACCCTGCTGTGGAGCGAGGACGGCGTGGTGGACCACTACCAAGTCATCTGCAGGGCCAGCGCGGGCGGCGACCGACAAGTCCAG TGTGGCGCCGCTCCGCTTCAGGCCCCGGACCCCCAGCTGTCCAGCTCGCACGTGCTGACCGTCTCGGGCCTGACGCCGGCGTCTCGCTACGAGTGCAGCGTGGTCAGCTTCAGCTACGGCGCGGCTAGCGAGCCCGCCCGCGTCGCCGTGGCCACGGCCG CCAAGGAGATGAACCCCAGCGTGGCGGCCATCTCGGCCTTGGCCCTCCTGAGCGTCTCGCTGCTGGTTTTGCTGGTTCTCTTCTTACTGCTTCTCCGCAAAAAGCACCTGCAGATGAGCAG GGAGTGCGGCGCCGAGACCTTTGTCAATTTCGCCTCCTTCGAAAGGGACGGGAAGCTGCCTTACAActg GGGCAAGACGGCTTTGAAGAAACGCAAGCTGACaag TCCCGTCCAGCTGGACGACTTGGAGGCTTACTTCAAAGAGATGTGCAAAGACTCGGCCTACAAGTTTTCACTCCAGTTTGAG GAGCTGAAGAGCGTGGGGACGGAGCTGTCCCACGACGCGGCCGACCTGCCCGTCAACAGACCCAAGAACCGCTACACCAACATCCTGCCAT ACGACTTCAGCCGGGTCCGTCTGGTCTCCCTGCGCGACGAGGAAGGCGCCGACTACATCAACGCCAACTACATTCCC GGTTACAAACACCCCAAGGAGTACATCGCCACGCAGGGCCCGCTGCCGGAGACGCGCGACGACTTTTGGAAGATGGTCCTCCAGCAGAAGTCGTCCATCGTGGTCATGCTGACGCAGTGCAGCGAGCGGCGGAGG GTCAAGTGCGACCACTACTGGCCGTTCGGCGACGAGCCCGTCACCTACGGCGAGATCGGCGTGGAGATGCTGTCGGAAAAGGAGGCGCCCGAGTGGACCGTCAGGAAGTTTCGGCTGGGATAC GCGGATGAGAGCCGCGACGTGGTGCACTTCAACTACACCTCGTGGCCCGACCACGGCGTGCCCACCGTGGACGCCATCGAGAGCGTCCTGCAGTTCGTGCGCATGGTGCGGCGGCAGGCCGAGCGAGGGAGCAAGGAGCCCGTGGTGGTCCACTGCAG CGCCGGCGTGGGTCGCACGGGTACCTTCGTGGCGCTGGACCGCCTGATGCAGCACATCCGGGAGCACGACTACGCCGACGTCCTGGGCCTGGTTTCCGAGATGCGCTCGCACCGCCTGTCCATGGTGCAGACGGAGGAGCAGTACGTCTTCATCCACCAGTGCGTCCTCCTCATGTggcagaggaagaagaagaagcggcgACGCTCGCCGGCCTCCTCCGACGAGGACGAGGACCACGACGACGCCGGCGGCGGCAAGACGTAG